The Chitinophaga niabensis genome segment AACTACCGGCACACAGGGAATCAACCAAACCGCTGCTGGCAATGGTCCGGAGCAAAATACGGAGCCATCGGGCCAGTACAGCATCAATTGTGCTAGCGATGAAAATGACAATTGTATTCTTAACTGTTGCGCTGATTCATGTTCAGGCCGCTGTTGTTGGACAGGCGGTAACACTATCGGGGAAGAATATACCCGTTAAAAAGATCTTCCAGTCTATCAAGCAGCAAACAGGTTATGTTACTTTTTACAACCAGGAAATGCTGGCAGACGCAAAGCCCGTTTCCCTGGAAGTAAATGGCCTTCCCTTAGATGATGTGCTGAACCTTATAGCAAAGGACCAGCCTTTCCTGTTCGAGATCAAACCAGGCACAAAAACGATTGTGCTGGCACCTAAGCCTGTAGCAGCAAGTACTATTTCCCCCCTTTCGGCGGCCTTCTTTCAGCCCGTTTCCGGTGCTGTAAGGGACAGCCTGAGCAATGATCCGCTACCGGGAGCTACGGTAAGGGTTTCAGGTACGCAGCAGGTGGCAACAACTGATAATGCTGGGCAGTTTAAGGTGAACGCGAATGTGGGCGATGTACTGATCATCAGTTATGTCGGCTACAGAACTGTGACCTACAAGATCAGGGACATCAGCAAACCACTCAGCATTACCCTGGCACCTTCTATTTCAACCATCAATAACGTGGTAGTAACGGGGATCTTTAATAAGAATAAAGAAAGTTATACCGGCGCTGTGAAAGTGATCACGGCGAAGGAAATGCAACAATTCCAGGGGCGTAATATATTCGTTACCCTGGGCAATATCGATCCCGCGTTCTACATAGTTCCCAATAATAGTTTAGGTTCAAATCCAAACCGTATACCGGATATTCAGCTCCGTGGTACACGTAACCTTCCGAATGTAGACCAGATAAATCAGCTCGGAGAAGCCGCTGCAGCTGCACTTAACCAGCCGCTGGTAATTATAGACGGGTTCCAGTCTACCATGGAAAGGTTGCTGGACTTCAACACCAACGAGATCGAATCCGTTACTTTACTGAAAGACGGCGGAGCTACTTCCCTTTATGGTTCCCAGGGGGCCAATGGTGTAATTGTAATTACCACAAAACAACCTGTGAGCGGAAAGTTAAGGTTCACTTACAGGGCAGGCCTGAACCTGAGCCTGCCGGACCTCAGCAGCTATCATTTGCTGGATGCCAAGGATAAACTGGAACTGGAACGCATCTCCGGTTATTTCAGCAATCCTACCAAAACGCCGCAATCGAATATAGCCATGGAGCAATATTATAACCAGCTGCTTGGCTTGGTGCAAAGTGGTGTAAATACGGACTGGATGGCCAAACCTTTACGCACTATGGCAGATCAGAACCATTCTATAAGACTGGAAGGTGGAGATAATGCATTCAGGTATTCCCTGCAGGGCCAGTACAACAAGATAAATGGTGTAATGAAAGGCTCCAGCCGTGAAACCGTAAATGGTACTGTAGATATCTCCTACCGCCTGAACAAGCTCAACTTCCGCAATAACCTTACTGTGGGCAGTACCAGGGGAGAAGAATCACCCTGGGGATCATTTGGCGATTATGTACAACTGAATCCCTACTGGAGTCCTTACGATGCCAACGGAAAAATTGCACAGACTTTCAAGCCTTACCTCAAGGACTACTGGGACCAGAGCCAGCAATTTACCCAGCCGTATGCTAATCCCATGTACGATGCCACACTGAATACTTTCGATAAAAATGCCTATACCAATATCACCAATAACTTCCAGGTTCAATGGCTGCCCGTGGATCACGTGTCGTTAAGCGGCTTTTTAGGGATCAGCAGCAAACAATCTTCTGCAGACAGGTTCAGGCCTGCATCACACTCCTCTTTCTCACAGTATAAAGAAGAAGATCTGATGCGGAAAGGAAGTTATGATTATAACAGCGGCAAGAACTTCAATTATACGGCAAGGGTGCAGGCCGGCTATTACAATGTTTTCAACAGGGTGCACAGCTTAAGTGTGGATGTAAACATGGAGGTTGCGGAAAACAAGGGCACCAATTATATTTTCAGCGCAGAAGGTTTCCCTGATGAAAGCATTCATTTTATTGGCGAAGCACTGCAATATAAGCCCAACAGCTCTCCTGACGGATCAGAAGCCACTACACGCAGAATGGCACTGGCCAGTATGCTTACCTATACTTACGACAGACGTTACACGGCAGAATTGAACTACCGTATTGACGGTGCATCTCAGTTTGGCACGGATAAACGCTTTGCACCATTCTGGTCTGCCGGTGCCGGTTGGAACCTCCATAATGAAGCCTTTATCATGGACAACTTCAGCTTTATCAACCGGCTGAAAGTACGGGGTACTTTTGGCGTAACAGGTAATCAGAATTTCAACGCTTACCAACCGCTGGCCACTTACGGTTATATTACCAACGACCGTTACAAGAACTGGATCGGTGCCGTGCAGAAAGCACTGGGCAACCCGGACCTGCAATGGCAGAAAACGGATAAATATGACCTGGGGCTGGAAGTGGAACTGTTTAACCAGCGTGTGGAATTCCAGGCTGATTACTACAAGGAATATACCTCTAACCTGCTTTCTTCCCTGGAACTCCCCTATTCCAACGGTTTTACGGATTACATTGAAAATATCGGCGAACTGGAGCAGAAAGGTTTTGAGCTGATGGCCAGGGTAAACCTGGTCCAGGATAAGGCACGCCGTATCTATTGGTCTGTTACAGGTACTATTGCCTACAACCAGGATAAGATCGTAAAATTATCCGCAGCTATGAAAGCTGCGAATGATAAGCTCGCTACACAGCCGGACTATGTAAATAACACCCCCAACAGGATCATCCGCGAAGGCGCATCACAAAATACGATCTATGCAGTGCCGTCACTGGGTATAGACCCCAGTACCGGTAAAGAGGTATTCTTAAAGAAAGATGGCGGGGTTACTTACCTCTGGGACCCGAAGGACCGTATAGCGGTTGGCTTATCCCAACCTAAATACCGCGGCAACTTCAGCACCCAGTTCCGTTACGGCGGTTTTGGATTTAATACCTCTTTCGGTTACCGCTTTGGTGGCCAGTTGTATAACGAAACGCTGATCGATAAAATTGAGAATGCAAACAGGTTTTTAAATGTGGATGCACGGGTGTACTATGATCGCTGGAAGAAACCAGGAGACGTTGTTAGTTTCCGCGGGATCAATGAACTGGGAAAGATCTATCCTTCCTCCCGCTTTGTGCAGAATGAATCAACCCTCATCTGCCAGAACGTGAACATTTCCTACGATGTTCAGAACAGGGAATTACTAAGGCGTTTGCGTATGCAGGCGCTGTCTGTAACCGCTAATACCGGGGAACTGTTCTACATCTCCAGTGTAAAACAGGAACGTGGTACGGACTATCCATTCACACGGCAGGTTAGCTTTAGCTTGTTTGCCACTTTTTAATCTGAAATCAAATGAAGAAAATAATTATCTCCACTATAATACTGGGTACGCTGGCCTTTACAGGGTGTAACAAATGGCTGGATGTAAAACCGGCAGCAACTACTACCAAAGATGAGTTGTTCCAAACCCAGAAAGGGTTCAGGGATGCCCTCACAGGCGCTTACCTGCATATGAAAAGCGGCAACACCTACGGCGGTGCATTGATATGGGGCAATATTGAATACCTGTCCCGCAACTGGGATGTAGTTTCCGCCAGCAATTCAGCGCTCACCAACCTGGCTGCAGCCAATTATACAGACGCCACTGTAAGAGCCTGGATGGATGCCACTTACCAGGATGAGTACAAGGTAATAGCAGATGTGAACAGCATCCTGGAAAGGATCGACGGAAAAAGATCAATATTCACCGATAATAACTATGCGCTCATCAAAGGAGAAGCATTGGCTTTACGTGCTTTCACCCACTTTGATGTATTGCGGCTGTTCGGCCCTATGCCGGATAATCCGGGCACTACGGCGGTATTGCCGTATGTAAAAGCAGTATCCAAAGAGATTGTTGTATCTCTTCCTTTCCAGGAGTTTGCACAAAATGTACTGGCAGACCTTGATGAAGCAGAAGCATTATTGAAAGACACCGATCCGTTTGTACAATACTCCATGGCTGAGTTAAATCCTTTGCCGAACAGCACCGCAGCACCTGTAGTAGCAGACAATTACTACATGTACCGCCAGATACGCATGAACTATCATGCTGTACTGGCACTGAAAGCCAGGGTGTACATGTGGCTGGCACCCTCCAACAGCGCAAATCGTGCAAACGCTGCTAAGTATGCGAAGATGGTGGCAGATGCCAAAGACCGTACAGGCGTACCTACCTTCCGCCTGGGTAAAGCAGCTGACCGTAATGCAGGAGATAACACCATGTCTCCCGAGCATATTATGGCCATCAGCATGTACGATCTGAAACAAAAAGCCATTGACCTGTTCCTGGAAGGTGGCAGCCTGGCACGTTCCGACTTTAATATACAGGACGGATACTATTACCTCAACAACCTCTTCCCGGTAGCTGAGAGGATTGCAGATGTGAGATGGGTAGGTATGTGGTCATATAAAGTAACAGCCGGCAACACCAACTTTGTAATGAACGCAAAATACCTGCAACGGGAAACATTGCCGGTACTGCAGATCCCCCTGCTCCGGCTAAGCGAAATGTATCTCATCCTTACAGAGTGCGCGCAATCCAAAGCAGAGGCAGAAGATTATTACAGAACTTATTGCGCAGAGAAAGGCATCCCCTTTACCAATGGATTTAATGCTGCAGCCTGGGAAACAGACCGGAAGAATAAAATGATCAGGGAATATGTGCGGGAGTTCTTTGCGGAAGGTCAGACCTTCTTCACCTATAAGAGATACAATGTAACCACATTGCCAGCCAGCTGGACAGCTGCGTTCTACAGCGGCACAACAGCAAGATACATCGTACCTAAACCTGACCGTGAAATTAATTACCACAACAAGTGATCACCGCCATGAAAAGATTAATATATATTATAGCTATTCTGCTGGCAACAGCCTCCGGCTGCACTAAATCAGAATACCTGCTATTCAACGATATTGCCAGGGTACAGTTGAGCGATACCACTTCATTAAGCTCAACATTTGTTTATGATCCGGTTACTATTGTAAAGGATACCGTTTATATCGAGGTTAGTACTATCGGTGGCATTACTAATTACGACCGGCCCGTAAAACTGGTTCAGATCCCGGAATTTGATTACACCTATGTGCGTGATCCTATCACTAACCAGATAACGGACACCATTGCTACTGAGCGGCCATTTAAAGCAGTTGCCGGTACACATTATATAGACCTGGCAGACAAATCGCTGGAATCTATGATGGTGATCAAAGCGGGCTCTGTAAGGGCCCAGATACCAGTAGTACTGTTACGGGATGCCAGCCTGAAAACAAACAGTTACCGCCTGCGCCTGCAACTTGTTGCCAATAAAGAATTTGGCCTTGGAGAGAAAAATTCAAGAGAAAAAACAATCGTGTTTTCAGACCGCCTGGAACGTTTTTACTCCTGGAGGGTAGACGCTACCAATGCATCGGCATTTATTACTTTCGGAAAATACAGCACGCGGAAACACCAGTTTATGATCGATGTGCTGAAAGTAAATATAGATGAAGCATGGTTCCAGGCTGCAGTTGCTGCACAGGCATTGACCAACTACGCAAACCTGCTGAAGCGTGCATTAACTACATTTAACAACGATCCGGCCAACATTGCCAGTGGAAAAGCGCCTTTGCGTGAAACAGATTCACCTGCCAGCGCCGCAGTTACTTTCCCCTGATCACCATCAATAATTATCAAGATGAAGAAATTATATTTCCTGGCAGCCGGCTTGTTTTCCATACTTGCCTTTGCCTGCACCAAAGATAAAAGCACTTCAGCAGACCGGCCACTGCCCACCTTTACAGTGAGCGGACTGCAAGCCAGTTATTCCGTATTAACACATAAAGATACCTTACGTATTCATCCCACCGTGCAGGATGAAAACCGGTACGAATATTACTGGACTGCATTTGATGCTAATTATACCATCGGGAAGGGCAACAGAAAACCAGATACGCTGGCTAAAACAAAGGACCTTGACTATGCCATGATATTAAATCCCGGCCCTTACGTACTGGTGTTCAACCTGAAAGATAAAGAGACCGGTGTGACCAAATTACTGAATGTGAACATGACCGTGTCCACACTGAATATGAATGGCTGGTACCTGTTAAAAGACAACAATGGGAAAACAGACTTTGATTTCATTCATAGCCTTGGACGCATTGATAACTGGATCGCTTTTTACAATGATGGCAAAAGCCTGGAAGGAACAGCGGTGAAAGCCGTATTCACGAACACCTTTAAGATGAGCCTTACTTCCCTGGATATTTTTTCAGCATTTACTGTACTCTCAGATAAAGATGCCGCGATCTACCGGATAGACAATGGAAAGGCAATGAGGACCTTTGATGATATGTTCTTTAGCAAACCTCCTGTACGCAAGCCACAAAGTGTATACCAGCCTGTTAATACAAACGTTATCGGCGTGGTTAACGATGGGCAGGTATATGTGATGCAAAAGGGCACTTTATTCGCTTCATTGCCTTACAATGCTGCCAAACTATCATCTATAACGGCTGTAGGGGCTATGAGCCTTGCTTTTGACCAGGATTCAAAATCACTGGTGATCATTAACGATTTCAATTTCCAGGCCGTGCCTGCCAGTGGGGCTGAGTTGAAGAATATGAATGCTGATCTTGTATGGCTGAACAGTTATGCGGGCCAGCGCGGTATAGCCATGGCCCTTTTCCGTAAACCGGATGGATCAGGACTTCTTTACAGGCTAAATGTGCAATTCGGTTTTCTGCTCGGCACTCAGCAGCCTATGATCCAGGCAAAAGTAACAGTGCCTGCCACTCATAGCTTAATGGCAGCGACTGCTATCGGCGGGAATTATGATGCGGATTTCGTTTACTACGCCCAGGGAAATAAGGTTTACATGACAGATCTGATCACCTTACAGGAGGCCTTGCAGGTAACACTGCCCGCCGGAGAAACCGTTACTGGTATCCAGCATATCAAATATCCTCAGCCCTCTGCAGGAGTGCCTGTTACAACAGATTTCCTGTCGGTCGCAACGTATAATAACGGCCGGTATAAAGTATACCTGCATAAAATAAGTTCTACAGGCACCATTCAGGCATTGGCGCAACCCAATTTTGAAGGGGAAGGAAAGATCAACACCGTTATCTATATGGAAAACGGATCCGGAAGCAGGGTCTTCTAACTTATTACATACATAAGATCGCCCCAATTGCCACTGTACAACAGCTGGTGGGGTGATCTTATGTCTTTATAAAAATAAATCAATGAAAAGCTTATTACTACTCGCATGCAGCTTTAGTGCCCTGAATGCACTTGCACAAACGGACACTGCCATGCAAAGAACAGAACTGAAACAGGCCCTGCAGCAGATTGATCAGAAAATGGCAGACCGGCAGCAGGCATGGCTGGATGCACAGAAAGCAAAAGCGAAGTATGATACGATCGGGCTCTGGCAGTACCGCGACGACTGGGCTAAGTTAAAAGCAGAAAGGAAAAAGCAGCAGATCGTTTTCGTGCAGCAGCACCCTGATTACATAGTGAGCCTGGAAGCCCTGAAAGATGCTATTGGCCCTATTCCCGATGATATTCAGAAATATGAGGGCCTGTTTAAGAAACTGGGTAAACAGGTGCGGGAAAGCGAAAGCGGTGTGAGTATAAAAAAGCTCATTGATCGTTATATGACGGTGCGTATCGGTGCAAAGGCACCATCGTTTTCAGCACCCGATACTGCCGGCCTTCCGGTACAGCTGGCAGACTACAAAGGCAAATATGTGCTGCTGGATTTCTGGGCAAGCTGGTGTGGTCCCTGCCGGGAAGAGAACCCTGTTGTAGTGGCTGCTTACAATCGTTTTAAAGATAAAAGCTTCGACATCCTTTCCGTATCCCTGGACCAGCCGGGTAAAAAGGCAGACTGGCTGAAAGCTATCCATCACGATGGCTTAACCTGGAAACATGTATCCGATCTGCAATACTGGAACAATGAAGTAGCGAAGTTGTATATGATACGTTCCATCCCGCAGAACTTCCTGATAGATCCACGCGGGAAGATCATTGCCAAGGACCTTCGCGGCGAACAGCTTATCCAAAAACTAGAAGAAATATTAAAATAGTACCATGCTCAGATTTAACATCGCTTTATTTGCGCTGCTTGGCTTCGCTGTTGCTGCTCATGCGCAAAAAGCCGTTCCTGCGGACACATCTGCCAAAAAAACAGATTCTCTTCCTTCCGCCATCAAACCGTACGGAACGGTGATCACCGCTAAAGCAAAAACGTACAACGGTATGTTCAAAGTTCACCAGCTGAACGCCCGTTATTACTTCGAAATCCCTGATTCCATGTATAACCGGGCCATATTGGTAGTAAACCGTATCGCCAGGTCAGCAGCGGGGCCAAGGCCGCAAATGACCGGTTATGCCGGTGACCAGATCGCGGAAAACGTGATCCATTTCGAAAAAGGACCGGATGACAGAATCTTCATGAAAGTGATGCGCTTTAATGAACGTTCCAGCGACTCTACAGAAAATGGCCTGTACAGGTCCGTGATCAATTCCAACCTTGAACCTATTGTTGCCGTATTTCCCGTAAAGGCTTATAACAAAGACGTTAAAAGCACCGTGATAGATGTAACGGATTACCTGAACACGGAGAATGAAATTTTCCATTTCAGCCCGCAGATAAAAACAACGCTCAGCATTGGCGCCATACAGGCAGATAAATCTTTTATCACTTCTGTGAAAGCGTTTCCGCTGAACATTGAGATCCGCATGTTGCGGACCTATTTGAAAGGCGGGCAGCAGGCTGCGTCCACTACTATTCCCGATACCTATGAACTGAACAGCTCCATGGTACTGCTTCCGGCAGTACCCATGCAGCCCCGGTACGCAGATGCACGGGTAGGCTTTTTTGCCAGGGGATATGTGGATTTTGATACCGATCCGCAGGGAGTAAAGCAACAATTCATGATCACCCGCTGGCGGCTTGAACCTAAAGAAGAAGATATAGAGAAATATAAACGGGGTGAACTGGTGGAACCTAAAAAACCCATCATCTATTATATAGATCCCGCTACACCCAAAAAATGGGTGCCTTACCTGATAGCAGGTGTGAACGACTGGCAGAAAGCATTTGAACAGGCCGGTTTTAAAAATGCGATCAAAGCATTACCCGCGCCTGAAAATGATTCAACCTGGAGCATAGATGATGCACGCCATAACGTGATCGTGTACAAACCATCGGCGATAGCTAATGCCAGCGGCCCTCATGTGCATGATCCCCGCAGCGGTGAGATCATAGAAACACATATCAACTGGTACCACAACATCATGCAGCTGGTGCATAACTGGTACATGATCCAGGCAGGTGCTATTGATCCTGCTGCACGCAAAATGGAATATGATGAGGAATTAATGGGCCAGCTCATCCGCTTTGTTTCTTCTCATGAAGTAGGGCATACACTGGGCCTTATGCACAACTTTGGCGCTAGCTCTACCATACCCGTAGAGAAATTAAGGGACAAAGCGTATGTGGAAGCACATGGCCACACGCCTTCCATTATGGACTATGCACGTTTTAACTACGTTGCGCAACCGGAAGACCACATCACCCAAAAAGGCATCTTCCCAAGAATAGGGGAATATGACACCTGGGCTATTGAATGGGGATACAAATGGTATCCTGCATTTAAATCAGCTAAGGAAGAAGGCCCTTACCTGAATAAACTGATCATAGACAGCCTCGCTAAGAACAAACGCCTGTATTTCGGCAGTGAGTTCAATTTCTCCGATCCCCGCGACCAAAGCGAGGACCTTGGCGATGATGCTATTGCAGCCGGCAGGTATGGTATCAAAAACCTCCAAAGGATCCTGCCACAGCTTAAAGAATGGACGAAGGTGCCCAATGAAGGGTATGATAACCTGAAGACCATGTATGAGGAAGTGATCAAACAGTATAAACTGTATACTGTCCAGGTATTGAAAAGTGTGGGCGGTGAATACCGTACCCTGAAAAGCATTGAACAACCCGGCAGGATAATTGAACCCGTGGAGTACCAAAAGCAGAAGGCATCCATGAAGTTCCTGAACGAATATCTCTTTACTACGCCTGCCTGGCTCATCAATGAATCATATACAGCGCTAACCGGCACTGATCCCATCTTACACATTGTTATCGCACAATCCAATGCGCTGATGAAGTTACAGGGTTCCGGCATGCTGATAGGTTTGATCAAATCAGCAGAACTGAACAAGGGCATCAAAACATACACCGCCGCCGAGTTCCTGGAAGACCTTAAGCAAGGCGTATGGAGCGAACTGTACACCAACAAACCTATTGATATCTATCGCCGCAACCAGCAAAAGGTATATATAGAGAATTCATTCAAGGCATTTAAAGCCATGAATGAAATAGTAGGCAGGAACAATGGTAACGGTACTATCTTTTATATAAACCCCGACCCCACGGGCAACGATGTTTCCAGCATTACGCGGGCGCATCTGACAGGGTTGCGGAATGATATCCGGAAAGCGATACCATCACAAACCGGCATTTCAAAGTATCACTTACAGGATATGGAGAACCGGATTAGTGAAGTACTGGAAGGAAAGAACAAATAACCAGCCATATTAATTCCACGGAGAACCTAAGCCGTATAGACCTTTGTGTCTATACGGCTTTCTCTTTTTTATTCTGTTGGCATCTTGCTCATATCCATATAGGCTATCTCCCATTGGTGGCCATCCAGATCCTCAAAGCTATGCTGATACATCCAGCCATAATCCTGTGGTTCATTATAGATATTTCCGCCTGCCTGTTTTGCCTTTGCCACCAGCTGCTCTACTTCTTCCTTAGAAGCTGCATCCAGCGCAATTAACACCTCTGTAGCCTTCTTTGCATCGCTTACCGGTTTCTTCGTAAATGTTTTAAAATAATCTTCCTGTAACATCATCGCGTAGATGCTTTCGCTGATCACCATACAACCAGCCTTTTCATCAGTGAACTGGGGGTTGAATGAAAACCCGAGAGTTGTAAAGAATTTAATTGATGCTTCTAAATTCTTAACGGGCAGATTGATAAATACTTTTGTTGCCATGATATTTGTTTTTTGGTGATTGAATGATACAAAACTAGCGCGGAGAAAAAACCCAAACATTTACATATGTTGAGGAATGGAAAAATTATTTGTTGGCAAATAAGATACGGCTAAATTGTGTAGGAGTAATGCCAAGGTAGGAAGCGATATGGTGTTTCTTCAGCCGTTTAACAAGGCCGGGGTACTTTTCTGCAAATGCCTCGTAACGTTTGCCGGCGGGGTCGTGCCGGAGGGCTATCTCTAAGGGTTCTTTCTCTATGATCCAGTGCAGTTCCATATAGTTCATATAGAAAGTGGCAATATCCATATGCTGCGTTGCCAGCCTTTTAAATGCGAAGAAATCGTATTCAAGTACATTGGTATCTTCCAATGCAGTGATCGTAAATAAACTGGGGGTATTGCTGAGCATGGCACTCACGGATGCGGCAAAACGCTGCTCGGGGAAGAAGGTTTTGATCACTATTTCTCCTTTATCAGAAACATAGTTCTGTGAAAAGAGCCCTTTCTCTACAAACGCCACTTTTTTGGGCGCCTGCCCTTCTGATACAAAGTTCTCTCCCCGTTTGTAGGTCTTAGCTACAAGGATGGTTTCCCATGCTTTACGGCTTTCATCAGAAAGTTTTGTGTAGGTGTTTATTTTTGAAAAGAAGATATCCATTTATGCCATTTTATCCAGGGCTTTACGCAGGATGTTTAACTGTTCCAGTCTTTTTACCCGGTACTCCTCTTCAAACACACTCAACCTGGATGGAGCACACTCCTTCTCTACTGACTGTATTGTCCGGACAAGCAGGTCTTTATCAATCTTACCTTCCAGCACAAACTGGCCAAAGCCTACTGCTATGATCACATTATTGATCCCTAATTTAGAACGCGCCACTAAATATTCCGCCACTTCAGCATCGTGTGGTGCAGCCCCCCTGCTGTATCCCCAGGTATCCAGTAGCAACTCTATGAAAATTAAAGGACTCGCTGTTTGGTTCGTTTCCCGCCATTCCCGGAACTGATAAAAAGCATCTGCACCGTCGTCATTCCCGAAGGGAGAAGTTTCTTCAATGGGGCTCCAGTAAAATTCTTCTGTAAAAAGTTCTCTGGCTTTTATATGCGCATTTTCGTATGTATTGTTCATACAACGAAAATATGCAAAAAAGAGAATTTAAAC includes the following:
- a CDS encoding PKD-like family lipoprotein, encoding MKKLYFLAAGLFSILAFACTKDKSTSADRPLPTFTVSGLQASYSVLTHKDTLRIHPTVQDENRYEYYWTAFDANYTIGKGNRKPDTLAKTKDLDYAMILNPGPYVLVFNLKDKETGVTKLLNVNMTVSTLNMNGWYLLKDNNGKTDFDFIHSLGRIDNWIAFYNDGKSLEGTAVKAVFTNTFKMSLTSLDIFSAFTVLSDKDAAIYRIDNGKAMRTFDDMFFSKPPVRKPQSVYQPVNTNVIGVVNDGQVYVMQKGTLFASLPYNAAKLSSITAVGAMSLAFDQDSKSLVIINDFNFQAVPASGAELKNMNADLVWLNSYAGQRGIAMALFRKPDGSGLLYRLNVQFGFLLGTQQPMIQAKVTVPATHSLMAATAIGGNYDADFVYYAQGNKVYMTDLITLQEALQVTLPAGETVTGIQHIKYPQPSAGVPVTTDFLSVATYNNGRYKVYLHKISSTGTIQALAQPNFEGEGKINTVIYMENGSGSRVF
- a CDS encoding peroxiredoxin family protein, with protein sequence MKSLLLLACSFSALNALAQTDTAMQRTELKQALQQIDQKMADRQQAWLDAQKAKAKYDTIGLWQYRDDWAKLKAERKKQQIVFVQQHPDYIVSLEALKDAIGPIPDDIQKYEGLFKKLGKQVRESESGVSIKKLIDRYMTVRIGAKAPSFSAPDTAGLPVQLADYKGKYVLLDFWASWCGPCREENPVVVAAYNRFKDKSFDILSVSLDQPGKKADWLKAIHHDGLTWKHVSDLQYWNNEVAKLYMIRSIPQNFLIDPRGKIIAKDLRGEQLIQKLEEILK
- a CDS encoding DUF4843 domain-containing protein, which translates into the protein MKRLIYIIAILLATASGCTKSEYLLFNDIARVQLSDTTSLSSTFVYDPVTIVKDTVYIEVSTIGGITNYDRPVKLVQIPEFDYTYVRDPITNQITDTIATERPFKAVAGTHYIDLADKSLESMMVIKAGSVRAQIPVVLLRDASLKTNSYRLRLQLVANKEFGLGEKNSREKTIVFSDRLERFYSWRVDATNASAFITFGKYSTRKHQFMIDVLKVNIDEAWFQAAVAAQALTNYANLLKRALTTFNNDPANIASGKAPLRETDSPASAAVTFP
- a CDS encoding RagB/SusD family nutrient uptake outer membrane protein, which produces MKKIIISTIILGTLAFTGCNKWLDVKPAATTTKDELFQTQKGFRDALTGAYLHMKSGNTYGGALIWGNIEYLSRNWDVVSASNSALTNLAAANYTDATVRAWMDATYQDEYKVIADVNSILERIDGKRSIFTDNNYALIKGEALALRAFTHFDVLRLFGPMPDNPGTTAVLPYVKAVSKEIVVSLPFQEFAQNVLADLDEAEALLKDTDPFVQYSMAELNPLPNSTAAPVVADNYYMYRQIRMNYHAVLALKARVYMWLAPSNSANRANAAKYAKMVADAKDRTGVPTFRLGKAADRNAGDNTMSPEHIMAISMYDLKQKAIDLFLEGGSLARSDFNIQDGYYYLNNLFPVAERIADVRWVGMWSYKVTAGNTNFVMNAKYLQRETLPVLQIPLLRLSEMYLILTECAQSKAEAEDYYRTYCAEKGIPFTNGFNAAAWETDRKNKMIREYVREFFAEGQTFFTYKRYNVTTLPASWTAAFYSGTTARYIVPKPDREINYHNK
- a CDS encoding SusC/RagA family TonB-linked outer membrane protein, which encodes MKMTIVFLTVALIHVQAAVVGQAVTLSGKNIPVKKIFQSIKQQTGYVTFYNQEMLADAKPVSLEVNGLPLDDVLNLIAKDQPFLFEIKPGTKTIVLAPKPVAASTISPLSAAFFQPVSGAVRDSLSNDPLPGATVRVSGTQQVATTDNAGQFKVNANVGDVLIISYVGYRTVTYKIRDISKPLSITLAPSISTINNVVVTGIFNKNKESYTGAVKVITAKEMQQFQGRNIFVTLGNIDPAFYIVPNNSLGSNPNRIPDIQLRGTRNLPNVDQINQLGEAAAAALNQPLVIIDGFQSTMERLLDFNTNEIESVTLLKDGGATSLYGSQGANGVIVITTKQPVSGKLRFTYRAGLNLSLPDLSSYHLLDAKDKLELERISGYFSNPTKTPQSNIAMEQYYNQLLGLVQSGVNTDWMAKPLRTMADQNHSIRLEGGDNAFRYSLQGQYNKINGVMKGSSRETVNGTVDISYRLNKLNFRNNLTVGSTRGEESPWGSFGDYVQLNPYWSPYDANGKIAQTFKPYLKDYWDQSQQFTQPYANPMYDATLNTFDKNAYTNITNNFQVQWLPVDHVSLSGFLGISSKQSSADRFRPASHSSFSQYKEEDLMRKGSYDYNSGKNFNYTARVQAGYYNVFNRVHSLSVDVNMEVAENKGTNYIFSAEGFPDESIHFIGEALQYKPNSSPDGSEATTRRMALASMLTYTYDRRYTAELNYRIDGASQFGTDKRFAPFWSAGAGWNLHNEAFIMDNFSFINRLKVRGTFGVTGNQNFNAYQPLATYGYITNDRYKNWIGAVQKALGNPDLQWQKTDKYDLGLEVELFNQRVEFQADYYKEYTSNLLSSLELPYSNGFTDYIENIGELEQKGFELMARVNLVQDKARRIYWSVTGTIAYNQDKIVKLSAAMKAANDKLATQPDYVNNTPNRIIREGASQNTIYAVPSLGIDPSTGKEVFLKKDGGVTYLWDPKDRIAVGLSQPKYRGNFSTQFRYGGFGFNTSFGYRFGGQLYNETLIDKIENANRFLNVDARVYYDRWKKPGDVVSFRGINELGKIYPSSRFVQNESTLICQNVNISYDVQNRELLRRLRMQALSVTANTGELFYISSVKQERGTDYPFTRQVSFSLFATF